A single region of the Streptomyces vilmorinianum genome encodes:
- a CDS encoding ABC transporter ATP-binding protein, translating to MSTQQPVLQLQNLTRVHGSGATEVHALRGIDLDVFPGELVAVMGPSGSGKSTLLTIAGGLDTPTSGRVIVEGTDITTAGRKALAALRRRSIGYVFQDYNLIPALTAAENVALPRELDGTSARKARGEALAALEEMELGHLADRFPDEMSGGQQQRVAIARALVGDRRLVLADEPTGALDSETGESVLALLRSRCDAGAAGVLVTHEPRFAAWADRVVFLRDGAVVDQTVRSEADSLLSGQAAER from the coding sequence ATGTCCACACAGCAGCCCGTGCTGCAACTGCAGAACCTGACCCGTGTCCACGGCTCCGGCGCCACCGAGGTGCACGCCCTGCGCGGCATCGACCTCGATGTCTTCCCCGGTGAACTCGTCGCCGTCATGGGCCCGTCCGGCTCGGGCAAGTCCACCCTGCTCACCATCGCGGGCGGCCTCGACACCCCCACCTCCGGCCGGGTGATCGTCGAGGGCACCGACATCACCACCGCCGGCCGCAAGGCCCTCGCGGCCCTGCGCCGCCGCAGCATCGGTTACGTCTTCCAGGACTACAACCTCATCCCCGCCCTCACCGCGGCCGAGAACGTGGCCCTGCCCCGCGAGCTGGACGGCACCTCCGCCCGCAAGGCGCGCGGCGAAGCCCTCGCCGCACTGGAGGAGATGGAGCTGGGCCACCTCGCCGACCGCTTCCCCGACGAGATGTCCGGCGGCCAGCAGCAGCGCGTGGCCATAGCCCGCGCCCTCGTCGGCGACCGTCGCCTCGTCCTCGCCGACGAGCCCACCGGCGCCCTGGACTCCGAGACCGGCGAGTCCGTCCTCGCCCTGCTGCGCTCCCGCTGCGACGCCGGCGCCGCAGGCGTCCTGGTCACCCACGAGCCGCGGTTCGCCGCCTGGGCCGACCGCGTCGTCTTCCTGCGGGACGGCGCCGTCGTCGACCAGACCGTACGCAGCGAGGCCGACTCGCTCCTGTCCGGCCAGGCGGCCGAGCGGTGA
- a CDS encoding PadR family transcriptional regulator: MSIRHGLLALLERGPRYGSQLRTEFESRTGSTWPLNVGQVYTTLNRLERDGMVAQGGEDEAGHALYAITDSGRAELRNWFEKPVDRTSPARDELAIKLAMAVGAPGVDIRAVIQSQRRHTVKAMQDYTRLKAQALAALERGESRERDDVAWLLVLEQLIFQTEAEARWLDHCEARLIRLSGTAPASPPAAPPPTSVAPATQEDARPAPLS; encoded by the coding sequence ATGTCGATCCGCCACGGGCTTCTCGCCCTCCTCGAACGCGGGCCCCGCTACGGCTCGCAGCTCCGTACGGAGTTCGAGTCCCGCACGGGCTCCACCTGGCCCCTCAACGTCGGGCAGGTCTACACGACCCTCAACCGTCTCGAACGGGACGGCATGGTCGCGCAGGGCGGCGAGGACGAGGCGGGCCACGCGCTCTACGCGATCACCGACAGCGGCCGCGCGGAGCTCAGGAACTGGTTCGAGAAGCCCGTGGACCGCACCAGCCCGGCCCGCGACGAGCTCGCCATCAAGCTCGCCATGGCCGTCGGCGCGCCCGGCGTCGACATCCGCGCCGTCATCCAGTCGCAGCGCCGCCACACCGTGAAGGCGATGCAGGACTACACCCGGCTCAAGGCCCAGGCGCTCGCCGCCCTCGAGCGCGGCGAGTCCAGGGAACGCGACGACGTGGCCTGGCTCCTCGTCCTGGAGCAGCTGATCTTCCAGACCGAGGCCGAGGCCCGCTGGCTGGACCACTGCGAAGCCCGGCTGATCCGGCTCTCGGGCACCGCCCCCGCCTCCCCGCCCGCCGCACCGCCTCCCACGAGCGTCGCCCCGGCGACCCAGGAGGACGCGCGCCCCGCGCCGCTGTCCTGA
- a CDS encoding protein kinase domain-containing protein, which produces MSQDGAQGRYAGGSVANGRYQLRDLLGEGGMASVYLAYDSALDRQVAIKTLHTELGREQSFRERFRREAQAVAKLSHTNIVSVFDTGEDTLDGAVMPYIVMEYVEGQPLGSVLASDVRQFGAMPADKALKVTADVLAALETSHEMGLVHRDIKPGNVMMTKRGVVKVMDFGIARAMQSGVTSMTQTGMVVGTPQYLSPEQALGRAVDARSDLYSVGIMLFQLLTGRLPFDADSPLAIAYAHVQEEPVAPSSINRSVTPGMDALVARALKKNPNERFPSAAAMQDECLRVLSAGQTGAPVIVSGGPVSSGSGVGSAVFPPVGQTPPPATHGVQQPYQPHTPQPGPYGPPTPAPSYGYPQQAPTPPPAPVYQTPTPGPYTMQPQQPQQSSVATTSGGSKRNMPVVVGAIVVVLVAIGGVITAISLDKDEDPTGAAGGSGQTETAVPGHRGPDLSKTIETKKCTEPRESDDDPSKFEVPNFTYKNITSVKECVQAAGWKITTQTPVDENTYGEGTVLEQYPPVGEDVDKDGAEFTLKISTGNPPQ; this is translated from the coding sequence ATGAGCCAGGACGGCGCACAGGGCCGCTATGCGGGCGGTTCGGTCGCGAACGGCCGGTACCAGCTTCGCGACCTGCTCGGCGAAGGCGGCATGGCCTCCGTCTACCTCGCCTACGACAGCGCGCTCGACCGGCAGGTCGCCATCAAGACGCTGCACACGGAGCTCGGCCGGGAACAGTCGTTCCGCGAGCGGTTCCGGCGCGAGGCGCAGGCGGTCGCGAAGCTGTCGCACACCAACATCGTCTCGGTCTTCGACACCGGCGAGGACACCCTCGACGGCGCCGTCATGCCGTACATCGTCATGGAGTACGTGGAGGGCCAGCCGCTCGGCTCGGTTCTCGCCTCCGACGTACGGCAGTTCGGCGCGATGCCGGCCGACAAGGCGCTGAAGGTGACGGCCGATGTGCTGGCCGCGCTCGAGACCAGCCATGAAATGGGCCTGGTCCACCGGGACATCAAGCCGGGCAACGTGATGATGACCAAGCGCGGCGTGGTCAAGGTCATGGACTTCGGCATCGCGCGCGCCATGCAGTCCGGTGTCACGTCGATGACGCAGACCGGCATGGTCGTCGGCACCCCGCAGTACCTCTCCCCCGAGCAGGCCCTGGGCCGCGCGGTGGACGCCCGCTCCGACCTGTACTCGGTCGGCATCATGCTCTTCCAGCTCCTGACGGGCCGGCTGCCGTTCGACGCGGACTCGCCGCTGGCCATCGCGTACGCACATGTCCAGGAGGAGCCGGTCGCGCCGTCCTCCATCAACCGCTCGGTGACCCCGGGGATGGACGCGCTCGTCGCCCGCGCGCTCAAGAAGAACCCGAACGAGCGTTTTCCGAGCGCGGCCGCGATGCAGGACGAGTGCCTGCGGGTGCTGTCGGCGGGCCAGACGGGCGCGCCGGTGATCGTGTCGGGCGGTCCGGTCAGCAGCGGCTCGGGGGTGGGCTCGGCGGTCTTCCCGCCGGTCGGCCAGACCCCGCCGCCCGCGACGCACGGGGTGCAGCAGCCGTACCAGCCGCACACGCCGCAGCCGGGTCCGTACGGTCCCCCGACGCCGGCCCCTTCCTACGGCTACCCGCAGCAGGCCCCGACCCCGCCTCCGGCGCCGGTCTACCAGACGCCCACGCCCGGTCCGTACACGATGCAGCCGCAGCAGCCGCAGCAGTCGTCGGTGGCGACGACGAGCGGTGGGTCGAAGCGGAACATGCCGGTGGTCGTGGGGGCGATCGTCGTGGTGCTGGTCGCGATCGGCGGTGTGATCACGGCGATCTCGCTCGACAAGGACGAGGACCCGACCGGGGCCGCGGGCGGGTCGGGCCAGACCGAGACGGCGGTCCCGGGTCACAGGGGTCCGGACCTCTCCAAGACCATCGAGACGAAGAAGTGCACCGAGCCGCGGGAGTCGGACGACGACCCGTCGAAGTTCGAGGTCCCGAACTTCACGTACAAGAACATCACCTCGGTGAAGGAGTGCGTCCAGGCCGCGGGCTGGAAGATCACGACGCAGACCCCGGTGGACGAGAACACGTACGGCGAGGGCACCGTCCTGGAGCAGTACCCGCCGGTCGGTGAGGACGTCGACAAGGACGGCGCCGAGTTCACGCTCAAGATCTCGACGGGCAACCCGCCGCAGTAG
- a CDS encoding protein kinase domain-containing protein — protein sequence MAPESEAGGGGLSGAAAESWGVGGVVGDGRYRLTHRLGRGGMAEVFAAEDVRLGRTVAVKLLRSDLAEDPVSKARFTREAQSVAGLNHHAIVAVYDSGEDVVGDHSVPYIVMELVEGRTIRDLLISAEAPGPEQALIIVSGVLEALAYSHQHGIVHRDIKPANVIITHTGAVKVMDFGIARALHGAQSTMTQTGMVMGTPQYLSPEQALGKAVDHRSDLYATGCLLYELLALRPPFTGETPLSVVYQHVQDAPVPPSEVAHAAPPELDGLVMRSLAKDPDDRFQSAEEMRGLIQYGLQMLQQQGAHTGTWNTGPVEVHEGGHTPAGGVGATSVMGHPMHHETAQGPILPPRNPDDGAAGGVGGYDGGYGGHGSHNGYGQGGGGRGGRGKVLLFLALALIAIVAGVAYALDKAADNSGTKNPPAVTNSPSASQESPAPSQETPSQETHEPDTSTGGDQDTWTTPSYTPSQTPSQTPSQTPSDKPSSPTTPSTKPSQPPTDPTDGGTDTEGTTEGSTNAGTTTGNTNAGTTTGTSTGTTAGTTDGGTGTGN from the coding sequence ATGGCACCCGAATCCGAAGCGGGCGGCGGCGGCCTGTCGGGCGCCGCTGCGGAGTCCTGGGGCGTCGGCGGAGTGGTCGGTGACGGACGGTACCGGCTGACGCACCGTCTGGGACGCGGCGGCATGGCCGAGGTGTTCGCCGCCGAGGACGTCCGCCTGGGCCGCACGGTCGCCGTCAAGCTGCTCCGCTCCGACCTCGCCGAGGACCCGGTCTCCAAGGCCCGCTTCACGCGCGAGGCGCAGTCGGTCGCCGGGCTCAACCACCACGCCATCGTGGCGGTGTACGACTCCGGCGAGGACGTCGTGGGCGACCACTCCGTCCCGTACATCGTGATGGAGCTGGTCGAGGGCCGCACCATCCGCGACCTGCTGATCAGCGCGGAGGCGCCGGGCCCGGAGCAGGCCCTGATCATCGTCTCGGGCGTCCTGGAGGCGCTCGCGTACTCGCACCAGCACGGCATCGTGCACCGCGACATCAAGCCCGCGAACGTCATCATCACGCACACCGGCGCGGTGAAGGTGATGGACTTCGGCATCGCGCGCGCCCTGCACGGCGCGCAGTCGACGATGACCCAGACCGGCATGGTCATGGGCACGCCGCAGTACCTCTCCCCCGAACAGGCGCTCGGCAAGGCCGTGGACCACCGTTCCGACCTGTACGCCACGGGCTGCCTGCTGTACGAACTGCTCGCGCTGCGGCCCCCGTTCACCGGTGAGACCCCGCTCTCGGTGGTCTACCAGCATGTCCAGGACGCCCCGGTCCCGCCGTCCGAGGTCGCGCACGCGGCGCCGCCGGAGCTCGACGGTCTGGTGATGCGCTCGCTGGCGAAGGACCCGGACGACCGGTTCCAGAGCGCCGAGGAGATGCGCGGGCTGATCCAGTACGGCCTGCAGATGCTGCAGCAGCAGGGCGCCCACACGGGCACGTGGAACACCGGTCCCGTGGAGGTCCACGAGGGCGGCCACACCCCGGCAGGCGGCGTCGGCGCCACGTCGGTCATGGGGCATCCGATGCACCACGAGACCGCGCAGGGCCCGATCCTTCCGCCGAGGAACCCCGACGACGGAGCGGCCGGCGGGGTCGGCGGGTACGACGGCGGCTACGGCGGTCACGGCAGCCACAACGGCTACGGGCAGGGCGGCGGCGGCAGGGGCGGCCGCGGCAAGGTGCTGCTGTTCCTGGCGCTCGCGCTGATCGCGATCGTGGCGGGCGTGGCGTACGCGCTCGACAAGGCCGCCGACAACAGCGGGACGAAGAATCCGCCGGCGGTCACGAACTCGCCGTCCGCGTCCCAGGAGTCGCCGGCGCCCTCCCAGGAGACGCCCTCGCAGGAGACGCACGAGCCCGACACCTCGACGGGCGGGGACCAGGACACCTGGACGACGCCGTCGTACACCCCCTCGCAGACGCCGTCCCAGACGCCGTCGCAGACCCCGTCGGACAAGCCGTCGAGCCCGACCACGCCGTCGACGAAGCCGTCGCAGCCGCCGACGGATCCGACGGACGGCGGTACGGACACCGAGGGCACCACTGAGGGCAGCACCAACGCGGGCACGACGACGGGCAACACCAACGCGGGCACGACGACGGGCACGTCCACCGGTACGACCGCGGGTACCACCGACGGCGGTACCGGCACCGGGAACTGA
- a CDS encoding phosphotransferase: MPRSSEPLALAPTPPVGALLRRYRQAGEPLSCEPVTQGLLNRGYRLATTRGAYFLKQHLDAPTADRDTISRQHRATQRLHALGLPVAPPLADSAGRTVAVIGGRCYALHPWIDGRHRDGAQLSAGGSRRLGALLGHVHTCLEQVMESPPPGAEHESARPEDTFRLIDELLRLARARRPRTGFDELAVHRLLERRVLLAEHAHRRPPPAAAAGWVHGDFHPLNLLYRGAEPAAIVDWDRLGVQPRAEEAVRAAAIFFVRPAGELALGKVRAYARAYRRAAGADGAELASAVHRVWWERLNDFWILRWRYQLHDRRADPQFPAASALAVWWTREYEAVRDAFAG, from the coding sequence GTGCCGCGCTCATCTGAACCGCTCGCGCTCGCGCCCACCCCGCCCGTCGGCGCCCTGCTGCGCCGCTACCGGCAGGCCGGCGAGCCACTCTCCTGCGAACCCGTCACCCAGGGCCTCCTCAACCGCGGCTACCGCCTCGCCACCACCCGCGGCGCCTACTTCCTCAAGCAGCACCTCGACGCCCCGACCGCCGACCGGGACACCATCAGCCGCCAGCACCGCGCCACCCAGCGCCTGCACGCCCTCGGCCTGCCCGTCGCCCCGCCCCTCGCCGACTCCGCCGGCCGCACCGTCGCCGTGATCGGCGGCCGCTGCTACGCCCTGCACCCCTGGATCGACGGCCGCCACCGCGACGGCGCCCAGCTCTCCGCCGGCGGATCGCGGCGCCTGGGCGCGCTCCTCGGGCACGTCCACACCTGCCTGGAGCAGGTGATGGAGTCCCCGCCCCCCGGCGCGGAGCACGAGAGCGCGCGCCCCGAGGACACCTTTCGCCTCATCGACGAGTTGCTCCGCCTCGCCCGCGCCCGCCGCCCCCGCACCGGCTTCGACGAGCTGGCCGTGCACCGGCTGCTCGAACGCCGGGTGCTCCTCGCCGAGCACGCCCACCGCCGCCCCCCGCCCGCCGCGGCGGCCGGCTGGGTGCACGGCGACTTCCACCCGCTCAACCTGCTCTACCGGGGCGCGGAACCGGCCGCGATCGTCGACTGGGACCGCCTGGGCGTCCAGCCGCGGGCCGAGGAGGCGGTCAGGGCCGCCGCCATCTTCTTCGTACGGCCAGCGGGCGAGTTGGCGCTCGGGAAGGTACGGGCCTACGCGCGCGCCTACCGCCGGGCGGCGGGCGCGGACGGGGCGGAGCTGGCGTCGGCGGTGCACCGGGTGTGGTGGGAGCGGCTCAACGACTTCTGGATACTGCGCTGGCGCTACCAGCTCCACGACCGAAGGGCCGACCCGCAGTTCCCTGCGGCGTCGGCCCTGGCGGTGTGGTGGACCCGCGAATACGAGGCGGTACGCGACGCGTTCGCGGGATGA
- a CDS encoding response regulator, with protein sequence MREDGKIRVFLLDDHEVVRRGVHELLSVEDDIEVVGEAGTAADALVRIPATHPDVAVLDVRLPDGSGVEVCREVRSQNEDIKCLMLTSYADDEALFDAIMAGASGYVLKAIRGNELLSAVRDVAAGKSLLDPVATARVLERLRDGNNPKGDDKLANLTEQERKILDLIGEGLTNRVIGERLHLAEKTIKNYVSSLLSKLGMERRSQAAAYVARMQAERH encoded by the coding sequence GTGCGCGAAGATGGAAAAATCCGTGTATTTCTGTTGGATGACCACGAGGTCGTGCGGCGCGGCGTCCACGAGCTGCTCTCCGTCGAGGACGACATCGAGGTGGTCGGCGAGGCCGGAACAGCGGCGGATGCCCTGGTCAGGATCCCGGCGACCCATCCCGACGTGGCCGTGCTCGACGTCCGGCTGCCGGACGGCAGCGGCGTCGAGGTCTGCCGTGAGGTCCGTTCGCAGAACGAGGACATCAAGTGCCTGATGCTGACCTCGTACGCCGACGACGAGGCGCTCTTCGACGCGATCATGGCCGGGGCCTCGGGATATGTCCTCAAGGCCATCCGCGGCAATGAGCTCCTTTCGGCGGTACGGGACGTGGCCGCCGGCAAATCCCTGCTCGATCCGGTCGCGACCGCCCGCGTTCTGGAACGTCTACGCGACGGAAACAACCCGAAGGGTGACGACAAGCTCGCCAACCTGACGGAACAGGAGCGCAAGATCCTGGATCTGATCGGCGAGGGACTGACCAACCGGGTCATTGGAGAGCGGCTCCACCTCGCGGAGAAGACGATCAAGAACTATGTCTCCAGCCTGCTGTCGAAGCTGGGCATGGAGCGGCGTTCGCAGGCCGCGGCGTACGTGGCCCGCATGCAGGCCGAGCGGCACTGA
- the pdhA gene encoding pyruvate dehydrogenase (acetyl-transferring) E1 component subunit alpha, giving the protein MTVESTAARKTTRRSSGTKRTASASAGAKKSQTSEPELVQLLTPEGERVQHPDYDIDLSADELRGLYRDMVLTRRFDAEATSLQRQGELGLWASLLGQEAAQIGSARALRDDDYVFPTYREHGVAWCRGVDPANLLGMFRGVNHGGWDPNSNNFHLYTIVIGSQTLHATGYAMGVAKDGADSAVIAYFGDGASSQGDVAESFTFSAVYNAPVVFFCQNNQWAISEPTEKQMRVPLYQRAQGFGFPGVRVDGNDVLACLAVTRWALERARRGEGPTLVEAFTYRMGAHTTSDDPTKYRADEEREAWEAKDPILRLRAYLEREGHADAAFFDALEEESETLGKRVREAVRSMPDPDHMAIFENVYADGHALVDEERAQFAAYQASFADGEVK; this is encoded by the coding sequence GTGACCGTGGAGAGCACTGCCGCGCGCAAGACGACGCGACGCAGCAGCGGCACCAAGCGCACTGCCAGCGCCAGCGCGGGCGCCAAGAAGTCCCAGACTTCCGAGCCCGAGCTCGTTCAGCTGCTGACGCCTGAAGGGGAGCGCGTCCAGCACCCCGATTACGACATCGATCTGAGCGCCGACGAGCTGCGCGGCCTCTATCGCGACATGGTTCTCACCCGCCGCTTCGACGCCGAGGCCACCTCCCTGCAGCGTCAGGGCGAGCTGGGCCTGTGGGCGTCGCTGCTCGGCCAGGAGGCCGCGCAGATCGGCTCCGCCCGCGCGCTGCGCGACGACGACTACGTCTTCCCGACATACCGGGAGCACGGCGTCGCCTGGTGCCGCGGGGTCGACCCGGCGAACCTGCTGGGCATGTTCCGCGGTGTGAACCACGGAGGCTGGGACCCCAACAGCAACAACTTCCACCTGTACACGATCGTCATCGGCTCGCAGACCCTGCACGCCACCGGCTACGCCATGGGCGTCGCCAAGGACGGCGCGGACTCGGCCGTGATCGCGTACTTCGGCGACGGCGCGTCCAGCCAGGGCGATGTCGCCGAGTCCTTCACCTTCTCCGCGGTCTACAACGCCCCGGTCGTGTTCTTCTGCCAGAACAACCAGTGGGCGATCTCCGAGCCCACCGAGAAGCAGATGCGCGTGCCGCTCTACCAGCGCGCGCAGGGCTTCGGCTTCCCCGGCGTCCGCGTCGACGGCAACGACGTCCTCGCGTGCCTGGCCGTGACCCGGTGGGCGCTCGAGCGTGCCCGCCGCGGCGAGGGCCCGACCCTGGTCGAGGCGTTCACCTACCGCATGGGCGCCCACACCACCTCCGACGACCCGACCAAGTACCGCGCCGACGAGGAGCGCGAGGCCTGGGAGGCGAAGGACCCGATCCTGCGGCTCAGGGCGTACCTGGAGCGCGAGGGGCACGCCGACGCGGCCTTCTTCGACGCCCTGGAGGAGGAGAGCGAGACGCTCGGCAAGCGCGTCCGCGAGGCCGTCCGTTCCATGCCCGACCCGGATCACATGGCGATCTTCGAGAATGTCTACGCCGACGGGCACGCGCTCGTCGACGAGGAGCGCGCGCAGTTCGCCGCGTACCAGGCGTCGTTCGCGGATGGCGAGGTCAAGTAA
- a CDS encoding alpha-ketoacid dehydrogenase subunit beta, with the protein MAVQKLPLAKALNESLRKALESDPKVLIMGEDVGKLGGVFRVTDGLQKDFGEDRVIDTPLAESGIVGTAIGLALRGYRPVVEIQFDGFVFPAYDQIVTQLAKMHARALGKIKLPVVVRIPYGGGIGAVEHHSESPEALFAHVAGLKVVSPSTSSDAYWMLQQAIQSDDPVIFFEPKRRYWDKGEVDTEAIPGELHKARVAREGSDLTLAAYGPMVKVCLEAAAAAQEEGKSVEVLDLRSMSPIDFDTIQTSVEKTRHLVVVHEAPVFYGSGAEIAARITERCFYHLEAPVLRVGGYHAPYPPARLEEEYLPGLDRVLDAVDRSLAY; encoded by the coding sequence ATGGCTGTACAGAAGCTTCCCCTGGCCAAGGCGCTCAACGAGTCGCTCCGCAAGGCCCTGGAGTCCGACCCCAAGGTCCTGATCATGGGCGAGGACGTCGGCAAGCTCGGCGGTGTCTTCCGGGTCACCGACGGTCTGCAGAAGGACTTCGGCGAGGACCGGGTCATCGACACCCCGCTCGCCGAGTCCGGCATCGTCGGCACCGCGATCGGTCTGGCCCTGCGCGGCTACCGGCCCGTCGTGGAGATCCAGTTCGACGGTTTCGTCTTCCCCGCGTACGACCAGATCGTCACCCAGCTCGCCAAGATGCACGCCCGCGCGCTCGGCAAGATCAAGCTGCCGGTCGTCGTCCGTATCCCCTACGGCGGCGGCATCGGCGCGGTGGAGCACCACTCCGAGTCCCCCGAGGCGCTCTTCGCGCACGTCGCGGGCCTCAAGGTGGTCTCGCCCTCGACCTCCTCCGACGCGTACTGGATGCTCCAGCAGGCCATCCAGAGCGACGACCCGGTCATCTTCTTCGAGCCCAAGCGCCGCTACTGGGACAAGGGCGAGGTCGACACCGAGGCCATCCCGGGCGAGCTGCACAAGGCGCGGGTGGCGCGCGAGGGCAGCGACCTCACGCTCGCCGCGTACGGCCCGATGGTGAAGGTCTGTCTGGAGGCCGCCGCGGCCGCCCAGGAGGAGGGCAAGTCGGTGGAGGTCCTGGACCTGCGCTCGATGTCCCCGATCGACTTCGACACGATCCAGACCTCGGTCGAGAAGACCCGCCACCTGGTCGTGGTCCACGAGGCCCCGGTCTTCTACGGCTCCGGCGCGGAGATCGCCGCCCGGATCACCGAGCGCTGCTTCTACCACCTGGAGGCCCCCGTCCTGCGGGTCGGCGGCTACCACGCGCCGTATCCGCCGGCGCGCCTGGAGGAGGAGTACCTGCCGGGCCTGGACCGCGTGCTCGACGCCGTCGACCGCTCGCTGGCGTACTGA
- a CDS encoding dihydrolipoamide acetyltransferase family protein, with protein sequence MPDVGEGLTEAEILKWYVQPGDTVTDGQVVCEVETAKAAVELPIPFDGTVHELRFPEGTTVDVGQVIISVNVGGAGPAETPAPAAPAAAPAPEAEEPEPQGRQPVLVGYGVAASSTKRRARKTTVEAPAAAPVSAPVSVPEQLNGHGGVATAARPLAKPPVRKLAKDLGVDLATVTPTGPDGIITREDVHAAAAPAPAVAAPAPVAAPVTAPAVAAEAPAVAVSAEARETRIPIKGVRKATAAAMVGSAFTAPHVTEFVTFDITRTMKLVEELKSDKDMAGLRVNPLLLIAKAVLVAAKRNPDINAAWDEANQEIVLKHYVNLGIAAATPRGLIVPNIKDAHAQTLPELSKSLSELVATAREGKTTPAAMQGGTFTITNVGVFGVDTGTPILNPGESAILAVGAIKLQPWVHKGKVKPRQVTTLALSFDHRLVDGELGSKFLADVAAILEQPKRLITWA encoded by the coding sequence ATGCCCGACGTGGGCGAGGGCCTCACCGAGGCCGAGATCCTCAAGTGGTACGTCCAGCCCGGTGACACCGTCACCGACGGGCAGGTCGTGTGCGAGGTCGAGACGGCGAAGGCGGCCGTCGAGCTGCCGATCCCGTTCGACGGCACGGTCCACGAGCTGCGCTTCCCCGAGGGGACGACGGTCGACGTCGGCCAGGTGATCATCTCGGTGAACGTCGGCGGCGCGGGTCCGGCCGAGACTCCGGCGCCCGCGGCTCCCGCGGCCGCTCCGGCGCCCGAGGCCGAGGAGCCCGAGCCGCAGGGCCGGCAGCCGGTCCTGGTCGGTTACGGCGTGGCCGCGAGCTCCACCAAGCGCCGGGCGCGCAAGACCACGGTCGAGGCTCCCGCCGCCGCGCCCGTATCCGCTCCTGTCTCCGTACCGGAGCAGCTGAACGGGCACGGCGGTGTCGCCACCGCCGCACGCCCGCTGGCCAAGCCGCCGGTGCGCAAGCTCGCCAAGGACCTCGGGGTCGACCTCGCGACGGTCACCCCGACCGGCCCGGACGGGATCATCACCCGCGAGGACGTCCACGCGGCGGCCGCCCCGGCGCCCGCCGTCGCCGCACCCGCGCCGGTGGCGGCTCCGGTGACCGCTCCGGCAGTCGCGGCCGAGGCACCCGCCGTCGCCGTCTCGGCGGAGGCGCGGGAGACCCGTATCCCGATCAAGGGCGTACGGAAGGCCACGGCGGCGGCGATGGTCGGCTCGGCCTTCACCGCGCCGCACGTCACCGAGTTCGTGACCTTCGACATCACGCGCACGATGAAGCTGGTCGAGGAGCTCAAGTCCGACAAGGACATGGCGGGCCTGCGGGTCAACCCGCTCCTCCTCATCGCCAAGGCCGTCCTGGTCGCCGCCAAGCGCAACCCGGACATCAACGCGGCCTGGGACGAGGCGAACCAGGAGATCGTGCTCAAGCACTACGTCAACCTGGGCATCGCCGCGGCCACCCCGCGCGGTCTGATCGTGCCGAACATCAAGGACGCGCACGCCCAGACCCTGCCGGAGCTGTCGAAGTCCCTGAGCGAGCTGGTCGCCACCGCCCGCGAGGGCAAGACGACCCCGGCGGCGATGCAGGGCGGCACGTTCACCATCACCAACGTCGGCGTCTTCGGCGTCGACACCGGTACCCCGATCCTGAACCCGGGCGAGTCCGCGATCCTCGCGGTCGGTGCGATCAAGCTCCAGCCGTGGGTCCACAAGGGCAAGGTGAAGCCGCGTCAGGTGACGACGCTGGCCCTGTCGTTCGACCACCGCCTGGTGGACGGCGAGCTCGGTTCCAAGTTCCTGGCGGACGTCGCCGCGATCCTGGAGCAGCCGAAGAGGCTCATCACCTGGGCGTAA
- a CDS encoding helix-turn-helix domain-containing protein, with product MHDAVDNQYIVELLVRGWSDERISRALALSKRTVQRRVRQLMQEYGCTSRFALGFALGFALGLRAVPRSTGRGKGPDAHRRPGPSPSRRFT from the coding sequence GTGCACGACGCTGTGGACAATCAGTACATCGTCGAGTTACTGGTGCGGGGGTGGAGCGACGAGCGCATCTCACGCGCGCTTGCCCTGAGCAAACGCACCGTGCAACGACGCGTACGTCAGCTCATGCAGGAGTACGGCTGTACGAGCCGCTTCGCGCTCGGCTTCGCGCTCGGCTTCGCGCTCGGTCTGCGGGCCGTGCCGCGGTCGACGGGCAGAGGCAAGGGCCCGGACGCCCACAGGCGTCCGGGCCCTTCGCCGTCCCGGCGTTTCACGTGA